The following are encoded in a window of Roseivirga misakiensis genomic DNA:
- a CDS encoding GSCFA domain-containing protein has product MFRTEIEDIRHPISLTHTDSILTMGSCFADEIGNRLSTNKFKVHVNPFGTVFNPLSLFELIEGALGSLDGLEDAYLKRDGQYYNYKFHSSVSHESKIGLQKHIESKFSQVAQDLKKADVLFLTFGTAWVHEIAKRKLLVTNCHKMPRKEFNKRLLDVQEIIPAFFTMKEHLQAVNPDLQIVLTVSPVRHTKETLALNNVSKSVLRLACHYLSDMAEDVHYFPSYEIMLDDLRDYRFYEKDLIHINEQGIDYIWQVFSKTYFSKKTQDLVNEWQSIAKALSHKAFNPKSGKHQQFLRNTLQKLEGLQSKLTVKQEIAKVKSQLNING; this is encoded by the coding sequence ATGTTTCGCACCGAAATTGAAGACATAAGACACCCAATATCACTAACACATACGGATAGTATCCTAACCATGGGGTCTTGTTTTGCCGATGAAATTGGTAATAGGCTTTCTACTAACAAATTCAAAGTGCATGTCAATCCCTTCGGCACCGTATTTAACCCATTATCGCTTTTCGAACTTATTGAAGGAGCATTAGGTTCATTGGACGGTCTTGAAGACGCTTACTTAAAAAGGGACGGCCAATATTACAACTACAAGTTTCACTCGTCGGTCAGTCATGAATCTAAAATAGGTTTACAAAAGCACATTGAATCGAAGTTTTCCCAAGTAGCACAAGACTTAAAAAAGGCTGACGTACTATTTCTAACATTCGGTACAGCTTGGGTGCATGAAATTGCCAAAAGAAAGCTACTGGTGACCAACTGTCACAAAATGCCCCGAAAGGAATTCAACAAACGGCTTTTAGATGTACAGGAGATCATTCCAGCTTTCTTTACCATGAAGGAACACCTTCAAGCGGTAAATCCAGATTTACAAATAGTGCTTACTGTAAGCCCCGTGCGCCACACAAAAGAGACATTAGCCCTGAACAATGTTAGTAAATCAGTTTTGCGATTGGCCTGTCATTATCTCTCGGATATGGCTGAAGATGTGCACTATTTCCCCTCTTACGAAATTATGCTCGACGACTTAAGGGATTATCGTTTTTATGAAAAAGACCTAATTCATATCAATGAGCAGGGTATTGACTACATATGGCAGGTCTTTTCAAAAACTTATTTCAGTAAAAAAACACAAGACCTAGTCAATGAGTGGCAAAGTATAGCCAAGGCACTCTCCCACAAGGCTTTCAACCCAAAAAGCGGGAAACATCAACAATTCTTGAGAAACACTTTACAGAAATTAGAAGGCTTACAATCAAAACTCACTGTGAAACAAGAAATAGCGAAAGTCAAATCCCAACTCAACATCAATGGCTAA
- a CDS encoding isoamylase early set domain-containing protein, translating into MSIKKQFLKTKPQANVTFQLGAESAPEASQVTLVGDFNNWDETATEMKKLKSGAFKATVKLETGKEYQFRYLIDGKVWENDWAADKYVPNNFTFEDNSVVAL; encoded by the coding sequence ATGAGCATTAAGAAACAATTTTTAAAGACTAAGCCGCAGGCAAACGTGACTTTCCAACTCGGAGCAGAGTCAGCTCCTGAAGCAAGTCAGGTAACATTGGTAGGTGATTTCAACAACTGGGATGAAACTGCTACTGAAATGAAAAAATTAAAGTCTGGAGCGTTTAAGGCGACTGTAAAGCTTGAGACTGGAAAAGAGTATCAGTTCAGATATTTAATCGACGGAAAGGTTTGGGAGAATGATTGGGCGGCTGATAAATACGTTCCTAACAACTTCACTTTCGAAGATAATTCTGTAGTAGCGCTTTAA
- the glgB gene encoding 1,4-alpha-glucan branching protein GlgB, with protein MEQHQFTTANSLLTDFDGELFKSGKHFKLYEKLGSKLIEVDGKKGTQFSVWAPNAEKVQVIGDFNYWNGEGYELYPRWDGSGIWEGFIEGIEKGTVYKYKIHSNNFGQILEKGDPFAMYWEVPPKTASIVWETDYKWKDSKWMKSRKEKNGLNQPYSVYEVHLGSWKRDKDGNSLSYKQLSKELVSYVKDMGYTHVEFMPVMEHPFFGSWGYQCTGYFAPSSRYGTPDEFMAMIDAFHKEEIGVILDWVPSHFPSDAHGLFNFDGTHLFEHADPRQGYHPDWSSYIFNYGRNEVRAFLISSAMYWLDTFHTDGLRVDAVASMLYLDYSRKEGEWVPNQHGGRENLEAVSFLKELNETVYGELDGVQTIAEESTSWPSVSRPTYVGGLGFGMKWMMGWMNDTLEYFKKDAYYRQYHQNNITFSLNYAFTENFMLPLSHDEVVHGKGPLLDRMPGDEWQRFANLRLLYAYMYTHPGTKLVFMGGEIGQTTEWQHDYSIPWDLLDHAPHKGMQALTRKLNTLLKNEKALYENSFSAEGFEWIELNDNQNSALSYIRKGKNAKDNLVVVCNFTPVVRESYRIGIDGGDWEEIFNSDEKEFWGSGVLNEGLIKSEATPQHGRVKSLDLKLPPLGVIILKQKAKPAKTTKKKK; from the coding sequence ATGGAACAACATCAATTTACCACTGCAAATTCCTTATTGACAGATTTTGATGGCGAGCTTTTCAAATCAGGAAAGCATTTCAAACTCTACGAAAAATTAGGCTCAAAGCTCATAGAAGTAGATGGCAAAAAAGGAACGCAATTTTCAGTTTGGGCACCCAATGCTGAAAAAGTCCAAGTAATTGGTGATTTCAATTATTGGAACGGCGAAGGGTACGAGTTATACCCGCGTTGGGATGGATCCGGTATTTGGGAAGGATTCATAGAAGGGATTGAAAAAGGAACCGTTTATAAGTACAAAATCCACTCAAACAACTTCGGCCAAATACTGGAAAAAGGCGATCCGTTCGCTATGTATTGGGAAGTACCGCCAAAAACGGCTTCAATCGTTTGGGAAACCGATTATAAATGGAAGGACAGCAAATGGATGAAGTCCAGAAAAGAGAAAAATGGACTCAACCAGCCATACTCGGTTTATGAAGTACACTTAGGCTCATGGAAAAGAGATAAAGACGGAAACTCCTTATCCTACAAGCAGCTCAGTAAAGAACTAGTATCCTATGTGAAAGATATGGGTTATACCCATGTAGAATTTATGCCCGTGATGGAGCATCCGTTCTTCGGTTCATGGGGATACCAGTGCACAGGCTATTTCGCGCCATCTTCTCGTTATGGAACACCAGACGAATTCATGGCCATGATTGACGCTTTCCACAAGGAAGAAATTGGTGTGATCCTCGATTGGGTACCATCACATTTCCCGAGCGATGCGCATGGACTTTTCAACTTCGATGGGACTCACCTATTCGAGCATGCCGATCCAAGACAGGGGTATCACCCTGATTGGAGTTCTTACATCTTCAACTATGGAAGAAATGAAGTCAGGGCCTTTTTGATCAGTAGTGCCATGTATTGGCTAGATACCTTCCACACCGATGGTTTGCGGGTAGATGCCGTAGCTTCGATGCTCTACTTGGACTATTCAAGAAAAGAAGGAGAATGGGTACCTAACCAGCATGGAGGACGAGAAAACCTAGAGGCAGTAAGCTTCTTAAAAGAACTAAACGAAACCGTATACGGTGAGTTAGACGGTGTTCAGACGATTGCCGAAGAATCAACATCGTGGCCATCAGTATCCAGACCTACTTATGTAGGAGGTCTTGGATTTGGTATGAAATGGATGATGGGCTGGATGAATGATACTCTTGAATACTTCAAAAAAGACGCCTATTACCGTCAATACCACCAAAACAATATCACTTTCAGTTTAAACTATGCGTTTACTGAAAACTTTATGCTGCCACTCTCACATGATGAAGTGGTGCATGGCAAAGGACCGTTACTAGATAGAATGCCAGGCGATGAGTGGCAAAGATTCGCGAACCTTCGTTTGTTATACGCTTACATGTATACACACCCAGGAACTAAGCTGGTATTTATGGGTGGAGAAATTGGTCAAACTACAGAGTGGCAACATGACTATTCCATTCCATGGGATCTTTTAGATCATGCACCGCATAAAGGCATGCAAGCGTTAACGAGAAAGCTTAACACCTTATTGAAAAACGAGAAGGCCCTTTATGAAAATAGCTTTAGTGCCGAAGGATTTGAATGGATTGAATTAAATGACAACCAAAACTCAGCTCTCAGCTACATTCGAAAAGGTAAAAATGCTAAAGACAACCTAGTGGTCGTTTGTAATTTCACGCCAGTGGTGCGCGAAAGCTATCGTATAGGAATTGATGGCGGTGACTGGGAAGAGATCTTTAACTCTGATGAGAAGGAATTCTGGGGAAGCGGGGTTCTAAATGAAGGGCTTATAAAATCAGAAGCCACACCGCAACATGGCCGAGTTAAATCACTAGACCTAAAACTGCCTCCTTTAGGCGTTATCATCTTAAAACAAAAGGCTAAACCAGCCAAAACAACAAAAAAGAAAAAGTAG
- a CDS encoding DUF3536 domain-containing protein has protein sequence MDRYLCIHGHFYQPPRENAWLEKIEIQPSAFPYHDWNERITRESYYPNAFSRVLNDEGKIIDIVNNYSKISFNFGPTVLSWMEQHAQTTYQAILDSDKESMLNFGGHGSAVAQVYNHLIMPLANRRDKETQVIWGIEDFKNRFGRMPEGMWLGEAAVDTETLEIMADQGIKYSLLAPRQAARFRKKGAKDWIEGIDSNKHYTYNLPNGKSIALFFYDGQRSQNVAFKGILQDGKRFAHDLMEGFRQESDRQFVHIATDGESYGHHHKNGDMALAYCLRYIEENNLTKITNYGQYLSLFEPEYEVQIHENSSWSCVHGVERWRSNCGCHTGGEGHWHQKWREPLRTALDNARDKMINIYEEGLAKFTDDPWGMRNDYIRIVLDRSKPNLNRFLKKHIKVQLTDNERTHVMRMLEMQRNAMLMYTSCGWFFNDISGIETLQILQYACRAIQLAESESNHRFENDFIEDLAKAESNVKEEGTGKDIYLKHILPYQLSLTQVGMHYAVASLFADNPQSLTVLNYDCKSLFFERKSAGLQKLAYGTTVVNSKVTTSKKEFSFVVLYLGQHHIIGGTCKRLTTKEFSPISTALTDAFEKSNAALVVDIIKEKFRAHTFSFFGMFKDEQMKLLNQYLADSEDLAYDSYRKIYDRNYGILNVMKGQKLQIPPTLKQNIDDVINIEFKDLFTNGHFAIERMEELVEETLKWDVKLNGELISAKLNDRLDHMFGEFQKDLSNYSILEEILKTMKLYKKVHLSPLLVNLQNNVFELSKSLISKEGSPTDANQVVVELLEQIAQEINIDLSFIKSNPVSV, from the coding sequence ATGGATAGATACTTATGTATACACGGGCACTTTTATCAGCCCCCGAGAGAGAATGCTTGGTTAGAAAAGATAGAAATTCAACCGAGTGCTTTCCCTTACCACGATTGGAATGAACGAATTACGCGAGAAAGCTATTACCCAAATGCCTTTTCGCGCGTGCTCAATGACGAAGGCAAGATCATTGACATTGTAAATAATTACTCTAAAATCAGCTTCAATTTTGGACCAACCGTGCTTTCATGGATGGAACAACACGCCCAAACCACCTATCAAGCAATTCTAGATTCTGACAAGGAGAGCATGCTCAATTTTGGAGGACATGGATCTGCTGTGGCACAGGTTTACAACCATTTGATTATGCCTTTGGCTAATCGAAGGGATAAGGAGACGCAAGTAATTTGGGGAATTGAAGACTTTAAGAATCGATTTGGTCGAATGCCAGAAGGCATGTGGCTAGGAGAAGCCGCCGTTGATACGGAGACACTCGAAATCATGGCCGATCAAGGGATTAAATACTCCTTACTTGCGCCAAGACAAGCCGCTAGATTCAGAAAAAAAGGTGCTAAAGACTGGATAGAGGGTATTGATTCAAACAAGCACTACACCTATAATCTACCAAATGGTAAATCGATCGCATTGTTCTTTTACGATGGTCAGCGATCGCAAAATGTAGCGTTTAAAGGAATTCTACAAGATGGCAAGCGCTTCGCCCATGACTTAATGGAAGGCTTTCGGCAAGAATCCGATCGGCAATTCGTCCATATTGCCACTGATGGCGAAAGTTACGGGCATCACCATAAAAACGGGGACATGGCTTTAGCCTATTGCCTCCGTTATATTGAAGAGAACAATCTTACCAAAATTACCAATTACGGGCAGTATCTATCTCTATTTGAACCAGAATATGAAGTTCAAATTCACGAGAATAGTTCTTGGAGCTGTGTTCACGGAGTAGAAAGGTGGCGAAGCAATTGCGGCTGCCATACCGGTGGTGAAGGGCACTGGCATCAGAAATGGCGTGAACCGTTAAGGACAGCCTTAGACAATGCGCGCGATAAAATGATCAATATCTATGAAGAAGGGTTAGCTAAATTCACAGATGATCCTTGGGGTATGCGAAACGATTATATACGAATCGTACTCGATCGCTCTAAACCCAACCTGAATAGATTTTTAAAGAAACATATCAAAGTACAACTCACAGATAATGAGCGAACTCATGTGATGAGAATGCTGGAAATGCAGCGAAATGCCATGCTCATGTATACCAGTTGTGGTTGGTTCTTCAATGACATTTCAGGAATAGAAACGCTACAAATTCTACAGTATGCATGTCGCGCGATTCAACTAGCCGAAAGTGAGTCTAATCATCGCTTTGAAAATGATTTCATAGAAGATTTAGCCAAGGCAGAAAGTAATGTAAAAGAAGAAGGTACTGGAAAAGATATTTATCTAAAGCACATACTACCTTATCAATTATCGCTTACCCAAGTGGGCATGCACTATGCTGTCGCCTCACTTTTTGCCGATAATCCACAAAGTCTTACCGTCCTGAATTACGATTGTAAGAGCTTATTTTTCGAAAGGAAGAGTGCGGGACTTCAAAAGCTCGCTTACGGTACCACCGTGGTTAATTCTAAAGTAACTACCTCTAAGAAAGAATTCAGCTTTGTGGTGCTTTATCTCGGTCAACACCATATTATCGGTGGAACCTGTAAGCGATTAACGACAAAAGAATTCAGCCCAATATCTACGGCCTTAACGGATGCATTCGAAAAAAGTAATGCGGCTTTAGTGGTGGATATTATCAAGGAGAAATTTAGAGCACATACTTTCTCATTCTTTGGCATGTTTAAGGATGAACAAATGAAGCTGCTCAATCAATACTTGGCAGACAGTGAAGATTTAGCTTATGATTCCTATCGTAAAATCTATGATAGAAACTATGGTATCCTTAATGTAATGAAGGGACAGAAGCTTCAAATCCCTCCTACTTTGAAACAAAACATTGACGATGTTATCAATATCGAGTTCAAAGACCTATTCACGAATGGTCACTTTGCCATTGAACGCATGGAAGAGCTTGTGGAAGAAACACTCAAATGGGATGTAAAACTCAATGGTGAATTAATCAGTGCTAAGCTTAATGATCGTTTGGATCATATGTTTGGTGAGTTCCAGAAAGACCTATCGAATTATTCGATTCTTGAGGAAATTCTTAAAACGATGAAGCTTTACAAGAAGGTACACTTGAGTCCGCTCTTAGTAAACCTACAGAATAACGTTTTTGAGCTGAGTAAATCATTAATATCAAAAGAAGGAAGCCCAACCGATGCTAATCAAGTAGTTGTCGAACTACTGGAGCAAATTGCACAAGAAATCAATATTGATTTGAGCTTTATCAAAAGTAATCCGGTGAGCGTCTAA
- the priA gene encoding replication restart helicase PriA, whose protein sequence is MSELQLNIDAPDSGEIYFADIALPIPIPQLFTYRVPTEFVELMQPGIRVIVQFGRQKVVTGIVDNIHQKAPEVYAAKPILDVMDGEPILTEAQTQLMKWMAGYYMCTYGEVLNAALPSGLKLSSESKIQLHPEKDWNDTHFPLDERELLLLNTLDKNEALTYREAADAIGLKSAYKYIKSLVQKELIIIYEEVKERYKPKKVKRVRLNEHYVEKEERLEELFERLEKKPKQSNILLRYLQEIPVYQTPEKNETGLEKSIFANEGFSVSSLNTLIKNGVFNAYEEIVSRFGTSTIQPSKEIELTPTQETAKNEILDHFTSKPTVLLHGITGSGKTEVYINLIQEGLEAGNQILYLLPEIALTAQIVNRLSLVFGDRMGVYHSKFSDNERVEVWQGLLSGRFDFIVGVRSAIFLPFSRLGLIIVDESHESSYKQFDPAPRYHARDVAIYLSHIHQGKTLLGSATPSLESYTNALQGKFGLVELNKRFHEAKLPEIEIADIRSEKKRKTAVGEFSSTLIEALKEVLEKKEQAIIFQNRRGFSNYITCEDCSYIPECPRCAVSLTYHQYKNQLNCHYCGHKEAVPLVCPACGGTRIHTVGIGTEKIEEELKLILPEARIQRMDLETTRAKNAYQNIIHDFEQGNIDILVGTQMVSKGLDFDRVSLVGVFDIDRMIHFPDFRSLERAFQLTTQVSGRAGRRDVEGKVIIQTRDPEQGILKLIQNNDFLRFYQGEMFEREQYNYPPFSRMINLLVRSRDKKLTNETARYLANILVEDLGAKRVLGPQEPLINKIRDKYLMDVYLKIEKKYKIEAVKDVIKKAQLELLKKKELSAAEVIINVDPY, encoded by the coding sequence TTGAGTGAACTACAACTAAATATCGATGCTCCAGACAGTGGAGAGATTTACTTTGCCGATATCGCTTTGCCGATACCTATCCCTCAACTATTTACCTATCGGGTACCCACAGAATTTGTGGAACTTATGCAGCCTGGAATTAGAGTCATCGTTCAGTTTGGTCGACAAAAAGTGGTGACTGGCATAGTCGATAATATCCACCAGAAAGCACCTGAAGTATATGCCGCCAAACCGATCTTAGACGTAATGGATGGTGAACCCATTCTGACCGAAGCCCAAACCCAATTGATGAAATGGATGGCGGGTTACTACATGTGCACCTATGGAGAAGTGCTTAACGCGGCATTGCCATCAGGTTTAAAGCTGAGTAGTGAGTCGAAAATCCAACTTCATCCAGAAAAGGATTGGAATGACACACACTTCCCATTAGACGAAAGAGAACTGCTACTGCTTAATACACTTGATAAAAATGAAGCTCTCACCTATCGGGAAGCTGCAGACGCTATAGGCCTAAAAAGTGCCTATAAATACATTAAGTCTCTTGTACAAAAAGAACTCATCATTATTTACGAGGAAGTAAAAGAGCGATATAAACCAAAAAAGGTAAAAAGAGTAAGGCTTAATGAGCATTATGTAGAAAAAGAGGAGCGACTTGAAGAACTTTTTGAACGATTAGAAAAAAAGCCGAAGCAAAGTAATATTCTGCTTCGATACCTTCAGGAGATTCCCGTTTACCAAACGCCTGAAAAGAATGAAACTGGCCTCGAAAAGAGCATTTTCGCCAATGAAGGCTTTTCAGTATCCTCTCTTAATACCTTAATAAAGAACGGTGTTTTTAATGCTTATGAAGAAATTGTATCAAGATTTGGAACCTCCACTATTCAACCTTCTAAAGAGATTGAGCTAACCCCAACTCAAGAAACAGCGAAAAACGAAATCTTAGATCATTTTACGAGCAAGCCGACGGTGTTACTTCATGGTATTACTGGGAGTGGAAAAACCGAAGTATACATTAATCTCATCCAAGAAGGTCTCGAAGCTGGAAACCAAATACTTTACTTGCTTCCTGAGATTGCCTTGACCGCGCAAATTGTCAACAGACTCAGCTTAGTGTTTGGTGACAGAATGGGAGTCTATCATTCTAAATTCTCGGACAACGAACGTGTTGAAGTATGGCAAGGGCTACTCAGTGGGCGATTCGATTTCATCGTTGGGGTGAGAAGTGCCATTTTCTTACCCTTTTCGAGGCTTGGATTAATCATAGTCGATGAAAGTCATGAAAGTTCCTACAAGCAATTCGATCCTGCACCTCGCTACCATGCCAGAGATGTAGCCATTTACTTATCCCATATCCATCAAGGGAAAACCTTATTAGGATCAGCCACGCCATCCTTGGAATCTTATACAAACGCACTCCAAGGCAAGTTTGGCTTAGTAGAGCTGAATAAGAGGTTTCATGAAGCCAAACTTCCAGAAATAGAAATTGCCGACATCAGGTCTGAGAAAAAACGTAAAACCGCTGTTGGCGAGTTTTCTTCAACGCTTATCGAAGCGCTAAAAGAAGTACTGGAGAAAAAAGAGCAAGCGATTATCTTTCAAAACAGACGGGGCTTTTCAAATTACATCACCTGCGAAGATTGTAGCTATATCCCCGAATGCCCTAGATGCGCTGTTAGTCTCACTTATCACCAATATAAGAACCAGTTAAACTGCCATTATTGCGGCCATAAAGAGGCCGTTCCATTGGTTTGTCCTGCATGCGGTGGCACACGGATTCATACCGTAGGGATTGGTACAGAAAAGATCGAAGAAGAGCTCAAACTTATACTACCAGAAGCTAGAATTCAGCGGATGGATTTAGAGACTACGCGCGCTAAAAATGCTTACCAAAACATCATCCACGACTTTGAACAAGGTAACATTGACATACTCGTTGGTACACAGATGGTGAGCAAAGGATTAGATTTCGATCGCGTGAGCTTAGTTGGTGTTTTCGATATCGATCGTATGATCCACTTCCCGGATTTTAGGTCACTCGAACGTGCATTTCAGTTAACAACTCAAGTAAGTGGTAGAGCTGGACGAAGAGATGTAGAGGGAAAAGTAATCATCCAAACTCGTGACCCCGAACAAGGAATTTTAAAGCTTATCCAAAACAACGACTTCCTCAGATTTTATCAGGGAGAAATGTTTGAACGCGAGCAATACAACTACCCTCCTTTCAGTAGAATGATAAACTTGTTGGTGCGGAGCAGAGATAAAAAGCTAACAAATGAAACCGCTCGCTATCTCGCAAATATCTTGGTAGAAGATTTAGGAGCCAAAAGAGTACTTGGTCCGCAAGAACCTTTAATCAACAAGATTAGAGATAAATACTTGATGGACGTTTATCTAAAAATTGAAAAGAAATATAAAATCGAAGCTGTGAAAGATGTAATTAAAAAAGCACAGCTAGAACTCCTCAAAAAGAAAGAGTTAAGTGCTGCCGAAGTAATTATCAATGTAGATCCCTACTAA
- a CDS encoding thioredoxin domain-containing protein has translation MANHRFTNRLSEASSPYLLQHAHNPVDWHPWSEEALAIAKTEDKPIIVSVGYSACHWCHVMERESFENEDIAAIMNEHFICIKVDREERPDVDQVYMDAVHAMGLQGGWPLNVFLLPDQRPFYGGTYFPPQGWAKLCNQIGDVFKNQRVELEKSATGFMQTLGKSEVEKYGLQVQDNGFSKETLREMASKFAQNFDLNKGGNNRAPKFPMPVTYGFLLKEGTINENQSSLEHVVRTLNHMAWGGLYDQIGGGFTRYSTDMDWFVPHFEKMLYDNGQLVSLYSEAFQKFKTPLYQDIVYQTIDWLEREMTSPEHGFYSALDADSEGEEGKFYVWRDDEIQTILGPDAEIIADYYNITGGNWEGNKNIPYRSGDEESIAQKHQMSVDELQDVVVAANHKLLQARSSRIRPGLDDKILTGWNGLMLKGLCQAFAVFEEEKFLRMALKNAQFIIDQVYTDGLLKRNFKNGQASIEGYLEDYAAVIEAFIALYEVTFDVKWLDYSEKLTETTLSNFFDQKEELFFFTSDQSERLITRKKEIFDNVIPSSNASMAQNLHKLGILLEEPRYSQISLRMLQRIDRIVTMAPQDLAYWASLYALRTYPTAEIAIVSDDPQAAMHAINKSFIPNKILVAKKPEEVSKLALLQNRAQVREQTTYYLCYNKACQLPVNSVDELIAQIKS, from the coding sequence ATGGCTAACCATAGATTTACGAATAGGCTTTCAGAGGCCAGTTCACCTTACCTCTTACAACACGCCCATAATCCTGTCGATTGGCACCCATGGTCAGAAGAAGCCTTAGCAATTGCCAAAACAGAAGATAAACCGATCATTGTAAGTGTTGGCTATTCAGCCTGCCATTGGTGCCATGTGATGGAAAGGGAAAGCTTTGAAAATGAAGACATAGCTGCCATTATGAATGAGCACTTCATTTGTATAAAGGTAGATCGAGAAGAGCGACCAGACGTGGATCAAGTTTATATGGATGCAGTCCATGCGATGGGCTTACAAGGAGGCTGGCCATTAAATGTATTTCTGCTACCCGACCAAAGACCTTTTTACGGAGGCACTTATTTCCCTCCACAAGGATGGGCCAAACTTTGTAATCAAATTGGAGATGTTTTTAAAAACCAACGGGTGGAGCTAGAAAAATCTGCAACCGGTTTTATGCAGACGCTTGGTAAAAGTGAAGTCGAAAAGTATGGCCTCCAAGTTCAAGACAATGGCTTTTCCAAAGAAACTCTTCGTGAAATGGCTTCAAAGTTTGCCCAGAATTTTGACCTAAACAAAGGAGGAAATAATCGAGCACCAAAGTTCCCTATGCCTGTTACCTACGGATTTCTACTTAAGGAAGGAACAATCAATGAAAACCAGTCGTCACTCGAACATGTAGTCCGAACGCTTAACCATATGGCCTGGGGCGGATTATACGATCAAATCGGTGGTGGTTTTACGAGATATTCAACAGACATGGACTGGTTTGTACCGCATTTTGAAAAGATGCTGTATGACAATGGTCAATTAGTTTCCCTTTACAGCGAAGCCTTCCAAAAATTTAAAACACCATTATATCAAGACATTGTCTATCAAACCATAGATTGGCTAGAAAGAGAAATGACCAGCCCTGAGCATGGATTTTACTCCGCCCTTGACGCGGATAGCGAGGGTGAAGAGGGGAAATTCTATGTCTGGCGAGATGATGAAATTCAAACAATACTAGGCCCAGATGCCGAAATTATAGCGGACTACTATAACATTACTGGTGGTAATTGGGAGGGAAATAAAAATATACCATATCGCTCGGGAGACGAAGAATCAATAGCTCAAAAACACCAAATGAGTGTCGATGAACTCCAAGACGTGGTCGTGGCGGCTAATCACAAACTCTTACAGGCAAGATCTTCTCGCATAAGGCCAGGTCTGGATGACAAAATATTAACGGGTTGGAATGGGCTGATGCTCAAAGGGCTTTGTCAAGCGTTCGCTGTTTTTGAGGAAGAAAAATTCTTGCGGATGGCCTTGAAAAACGCCCAATTCATTATCGATCAAGTGTACACCGATGGTTTATTGAAACGTAACTTCAAAAATGGTCAAGCGAGCATTGAAGGCTATTTAGAAGACTACGCGGCGGTTATTGAAGCATTCATTGCCCTTTATGAAGTTACATTTGATGTAAAATGGCTCGACTACTCGGAAAAGCTGACTGAAACCACTTTAAGTAATTTCTTTGATCAGAAAGAAGAGCTATTCTTTTTTACCTCAGATCAATCGGAACGATTAATTACCAGAAAAAAGGAAATTTTTGACAACGTTATTCCGTCATCAAATGCCAGCATGGCACAAAACCTTCACAAACTCGGAATTCTGCTGGAAGAACCTCGCTATTCACAAATTTCGCTCCGCATGCTTCAGCGAATTGATAGAATTGTGACCATGGCTCCCCAGGACCTAGCTTATTGGGCCTCGCTTTATGCATTAAGGACCTATCCTACCGCTGAAATTGCAATTGTGAGCGATGACCCACAAGCCGCCATGCACGCGATCAACAAAAGTTTTATTCCCAATAAAATTTTAGTGGCTAAAAAACCGGAGGAAGTATCCAAACTGGCTTTACTTCAAAACAGAGCTCAGGTTAGAGAACAGACTACATACTACTTGTGCTATAACAAGGCTTGTCAACTTCCAGTGAATTCGGTAGATGAATTAATTGCTCAAATTAAAAGTTAA